From Nevskia ramosa DSM 11499, the proteins below share one genomic window:
- a CDS encoding 1-acyl-sn-glycerol-3-phosphate acyltransferase yields the protein MNLMNLNPVVAATLIQRRQVARQVSRSERFVDQIGKLAAQLKLPVDKVAAEALKGLEEIVTVQSPAFAAMFDYGLGPLHTRAWTVDADLDALAKLKQLNETNALVYLPTHRSYADAFILSRLLRDNGLKRNHILGGNNLGFWPLGTIIRRSGGILIRRSFQDDEVYKLVVREYLAWLAAQRRNLEWYMEGGRSRTGKLRPPKYGLLSYLVSAIESGGADDMLLVPVSTTYDQMHEVGRMAAEEAGAAKAKENLLWLAGYARTQQKLIGSAYVRFGEPLSLKEALARADADGPGKWTVAKIAFEVFQRINRVTPVTAPALVTLALLGVRDRALTLGEVHELVLPLLDYADARGLPSSHLDELRSPEGVELTLATLKDSGVVSRYDAGTEVVFAIEPGQHSVAAFYRNSAVHWFINRAILEVALLDTSQEELTGPLERAWQSAFALRDLLKFDFFFSDKATYREEQKSESRMFDAKFRQKAVTAEGRRGILLNSPFLIAHRVLTPFIEAYFIVADRLAAQPVDAKIDKKKLTEECVSVGRQYVMQKRLSSPECVSREVFANALSLAANRDLLKPGAPDLAKRRQDFADELASVVQRLAAIEQLDEARRAPPPEVPSERVIELQESASA from the coding sequence ATGAATCTGATGAACCTCAATCCGGTGGTCGCCGCGACCCTGATCCAGCGCCGCCAGGTAGCCCGGCAGGTGTCGCGCAGCGAACGCTTCGTCGACCAGATCGGCAAGCTCGCCGCCCAGCTCAAGCTGCCGGTCGACAAGGTCGCCGCCGAAGCGCTGAAAGGCCTCGAAGAGATCGTCACCGTGCAAAGCCCGGCGTTCGCGGCGATGTTCGATTACGGCCTCGGCCCGCTGCATACGCGAGCCTGGACGGTCGATGCCGACCTCGACGCGCTGGCCAAGCTCAAGCAGCTCAACGAGACCAATGCGCTGGTCTATCTGCCGACCCATCGCAGCTATGCCGATGCCTTCATCCTGTCGCGCCTGCTGCGCGACAACGGCCTGAAGCGCAATCACATCCTGGGTGGCAACAACCTCGGCTTCTGGCCGCTCGGCACGATCATCCGCCGCTCCGGCGGCATCCTGATCCGGCGCAGCTTCCAGGACGACGAAGTCTACAAGCTGGTGGTCCGCGAATACCTCGCCTGGCTGGCCGCGCAGCGCCGCAATCTCGAGTGGTACATGGAAGGCGGGCGCAGCCGCACCGGCAAGCTCCGGCCGCCGAAGTACGGCCTGCTCAGCTATCTGGTCTCGGCGATCGAAAGCGGTGGTGCCGACGACATGCTGCTGGTGCCGGTCTCCACCACCTACGACCAGATGCACGAAGTCGGTCGCATGGCCGCCGAGGAAGCCGGGGCCGCCAAGGCCAAGGAAAATCTGCTCTGGCTCGCCGGCTACGCCCGCACCCAGCAGAAGCTGATCGGCAGCGCCTATGTACGCTTCGGTGAGCCACTGAGCTTGAAGGAAGCACTGGCCCGCGCCGATGCCGATGGTCCGGGCAAGTGGACGGTCGCCAAGATCGCCTTCGAAGTGTTCCAGCGCATCAACCGAGTCACGCCGGTCACCGCACCGGCGCTGGTCACGCTGGCGCTGCTCGGCGTCCGTGATCGGGCGCTGACCCTGGGTGAAGTCCACGAGCTGGTGCTGCCGCTGCTCGACTACGCCGATGCTCGCGGGCTGCCGAGTTCGCATCTCGACGAGCTGCGCAGTCCCGAAGGCGTCGAGCTGACCCTGGCGACGCTCAAGGACAGCGGCGTGGTCAGCCGCTACGACGCCGGCACCGAAGTGGTGTTCGCGATCGAGCCTGGTCAGCACTCGGTCGCGGCGTTCTACCGCAATAGCGCGGTGCACTGGTTCATCAACCGGGCGATTCTCGAAGTGGCGCTGCTCGACACCAGCCAGGAAGAACTCACCGGTCCGCTGGAGCGTGCCTGGCAGTCGGCGTTCGCGCTGCGCGATCTTTTGAAATTCGATTTCTTCTTCAGCGACAAGGCCACTTATCGCGAGGAACAGAAGTCCGAATCGCGAATGTTCGACGCCAAGTTCAGGCAGAAGGCAGTCACCGCCGAAGGTCGGCGCGGCATCCTGCTGAACTCGCCGTTCCTGATTGCCCATCGGGTGCTGACGCCGTTCATCGAAGCCTATTTCATCGTTGCCGATCGCCTTGCCGCGCAGCCGGTTGATGCCAAGATCGACAAGAAGAAGCTGACCGAGGAATGCGTCAGCGTCGGCCGCCAGTACGTCATGCAGAAGCGCCTGAGCAGCCCGGAATGCGTATCGCGAGAAGTGTTCGCCAATGCGCTGTCGCTGGCGGCGAACCGCGATCTGCTGAAGCCGGGCGCACCGGATCTCGCCAAGCGCCGTCAGGATTTCGCCGACGAACTGGCCTCGGTCGTGCAGCGTCTCGCGGCGATCGAACAGCTGGACGAGGCGCGTCGCGCGCCACCGCCGGAAGTCCCCTCCGAACGGGTCATCGAACTCCAGGAATCCGCTTCCGCATGA